From one Melioribacteraceae bacterium genomic stretch:
- the purH gene encoding bifunctional phosphoribosylaminoimidazolecarboxamide formyltransferase/IMP cyclohydrolase, with protein MKKLALLSVSDKSNITTLAARLSKLGYDIIATGNTAKVIQDEGIKVTKIESFASFPEVFGGRVKTLQPKVFGGILMRRNNDSDIKEAEENGVLPIDIVCVNLYPFPKVVNRTDIDTQTKIENIDIGGPSLIRAATKNHKFVSVLTSPDQYEDFLNEIESGEISLGTRQKLAYEAFAHTSYYDTLIANFFESEFNQPRKDLRINVPLKSELRYGENPHQKAFVYGNFEDYFEILHGKELSFNNIVDLTAASELVNDFDETACSIIKHTNPCGAALADSVYQAYEYALSCDPVSAFGGVVAFNRKIDMQTAVKLNEIFLEIIVAPDYEDDALEILKKKKNRRLLKSIKELDRKSYQVRSLPGGYLAQEQDFSHLTKENLKVVTKKSYTEYELRNLKFAWVVCKHTKSNAIVYAKDLKAIGVGAGQMSRIDSAKIAASKAKEFGHDLKDSVAASDAFFPFPDGVELIAEQGATAIIQPGGSVRDEEVINKADEKNITMLFTGIRNFKH; from the coding sequence TTGAAGAAGCTTGCCCTTTTAAGTGTATCAGACAAATCAAACATTACAACTCTTGCAGCGCGGTTATCAAAATTAGGTTACGACATTATTGCTACTGGTAATACAGCAAAAGTAATCCAAGACGAAGGTATTAAAGTTACAAAGATAGAATCGTTTGCTTCATTCCCCGAAGTTTTTGGCGGGCGTGTTAAAACATTACAACCAAAAGTTTTCGGCGGAATTTTAATGAGAAGAAATAATGATTCCGATATAAAAGAAGCTGAAGAGAATGGCGTTCTACCAATCGATATTGTGTGTGTAAATCTTTATCCTTTCCCCAAAGTTGTTAATAGAACTGATATAGACACTCAAACAAAAATAGAAAATATTGATATTGGCGGACCAAGTTTAATACGTGCCGCAACAAAAAATCATAAATTTGTTTCGGTGCTGACTAGTCCGGATCAGTACGAAGATTTTTTAAATGAAATCGAATCAGGTGAAATTTCATTAGGAACTCGACAGAAACTAGCTTACGAAGCATTTGCTCATACATCATATTATGATACATTGATTGCAAATTTTTTTGAATCGGAATTCAATCAACCTCGCAAAGATTTGCGAATTAATGTCCCGTTGAAAAGTGAATTAAGATACGGTGAAAACCCACATCAAAAAGCATTTGTTTACGGTAATTTCGAAGACTATTTCGAAATACTTCACGGTAAAGAGCTTTCATTTAATAATATTGTCGATCTCACTGCAGCTTCGGAGTTAGTAAATGATTTTGATGAAACCGCATGTTCAATCATTAAACATACAAATCCCTGCGGAGCTGCTTTAGCCGATTCAGTTTATCAAGCATACGAATATGCATTGTCCTGCGACCCGGTATCCGCATTCGGGGGTGTTGTTGCATTTAACAGAAAAATCGATATGCAGACTGCAGTGAAATTGAATGAGATATTTTTAGAAATAATTGTAGCACCGGATTATGAAGATGATGCTTTAGAAATTTTAAAGAAAAAGAAAAACCGAAGATTATTAAAATCGATTAAAGAGTTAGACAGAAAATCTTATCAAGTTAGATCATTACCGGGTGGTTACTTAGCACAAGAACAAGATTTTTCTCATTTAACTAAAGAAAATCTGAAAGTTGTTACAAAAAAATCTTATACTGAATATGAGCTTCGCAACCTTAAGTTTGCTTGGGTGGTTTGCAAGCATACAAAATCAAATGCGATAGTTTATGCGAAAGATTTAAAGGCTATTGGAGTTGGTGCGGGACAAATGTCCAGAATTGATTCGGCAAAAATTGCAGCTTCTAAAGCAAAGGAATTTGGTCACGATTTAAAAGATTCAGTTGCCGCTTCAGATGCATTTTTTCCGTTTCCGGATGGGGTTGAATTAATAGCTGAACAGGGCGCTACTGCTATTATTCAACCTGGTGGCTCGGTACGTGATGAAGAAGTAATCAACAAAGCTGATGAAAAAAATATTACAATGCTATTCACAGGAATTAGAAACTTTAAACACTAA
- the hpnE gene encoding hydroxysqualene dehydroxylase HpnE, whose amino-acid sequence MAKIIVVGGGFAGLSASVFLSDKGHNVKLIEASPKLGGRAYSFDYNIYDTTVDNGQHIMMGCYLFTLEFLELIKSTDKIEIQSYLNIDFVARDKKKYQLSTEGVTYPFNILSALKNYDALTNLEKFQVVKLFLKIAVCNPLHYNNISTKEFLAMHHQSQNSIDTLWDIIHVGTMNCKLNESSAEIFLRILKEIFFTVDESTRIVLPKTGLSEIYIDQSAKFLTERNSSISLSEKLISINFDNDSSIARSILTNQNAYNDFDYLFIAIPPHQLEKILKESNIKFELPFYEYSSILNVHLWLDQNPFRQSFYGLINSKIHWLFNHGKHITLTTSSADELIELNDEEIIDIIKKELTKYFSEFQTVRIIDKLIIKEKRATFKPTIDNCNQRKKIPHNIGNIHFVGDWTNTGFPATIEGAVKSSAISVDILSENLK is encoded by the coding sequence ATGGCTAAGATCATTGTTGTTGGCGGTGGTTTCGCCGGACTTTCCGCATCTGTTTTTCTCTCCGATAAAGGACACAATGTAAAATTAATTGAAGCATCTCCAAAATTAGGCGGCAGAGCCTATTCGTTTGATTATAACATCTATGATACTACTGTCGATAACGGTCAGCATATAATGATGGGATGTTATCTCTTTACTTTAGAGTTCTTGGAATTAATAAAATCAACAGATAAAATAGAGATTCAATCCTACCTTAACATCGATTTTGTAGCTAGGGATAAAAAAAAATATCAACTGAGTACCGAAGGAGTTACTTATCCTTTCAATATTCTTTCGGCGTTAAAAAATTATGATGCTTTAACGAACTTGGAAAAATTTCAAGTTGTAAAACTGTTTTTAAAAATTGCAGTATGTAATCCTCTGCATTACAATAATATTTCTACCAAAGAGTTTTTAGCTATGCATCATCAATCGCAAAACTCAATCGATACATTGTGGGATATAATTCATGTCGGAACAATGAATTGTAAACTTAACGAATCATCGGCGGAAATCTTTCTGCGTATTTTAAAAGAAATATTTTTTACCGTAGATGAATCAACAAGAATTGTTTTACCCAAGACCGGATTAAGCGAAATTTACATTGATCAGTCTGCCAAATTTTTAACCGAAAGAAATTCATCGATCTCACTTTCCGAAAAATTAATCAGTATTAATTTTGATAATGATTCATCTATTGCCAGATCAATACTTACAAATCAAAATGCTTATAATGATTTTGATTATTTATTTATCGCAATTCCACCACATCAGTTAGAGAAGATTCTGAAAGAGAGTAATATAAAATTTGAATTACCTTTTTATGAATATTCATCCATTCTTAATGTCCATTTGTGGCTTGATCAAAATCCGTTCAGACAAAGTTTTTACGGATTGATAAACTCAAAAATACATTGGCTCTTTAATCATGGAAAGCATATAACCTTAACTACAAGTTCCGCAGATGAGTTGATTGAATTAAACGATGAAGAGATTATCGATATTATTAAAAAAGAATTAACTAAATATTTTTCTGAATTTCAGACAGTACGAATAATTGATAAGTTGATAATAAAAGAGAAGCGTGCAACATTTAAACCGACTATTGATAATTGTAATCAAAGAAAAAAAATTCCCCATAATATAGGTAATATCCATTTCGTTGGTGACTGGACAAACACCGGTTTTCCTGCAACAATTGAAGGAGCAGTCAAAAGTTCAGCAATTTCAGTAGATATTTTATCTGAAAATCTTAAATAA
- the hpnC gene encoding squalene synthase HpnC translates to MTSHESDSKVYNISQRLSSEHYENFPVASFLFPKDLRKAVSLIYTFARTADDIADEGDYASEERLISLNKYREAFLDAHKGNYQNTFWKLLHKTIISRNLNPIHFTKLLDAFEQDLFKKEYNSFDEVLAYCENSANPVGRIILELYEIRDEHVNILSDKICTALQLTNFWQDVKIDLKKNRVYIPLEDFEKFNIDKSLLFSEQSTKELRQIVKFEADRTIKLFVEGSEILRYLPFRLKFQIKWTINGGMKILHKIKKNNYDVLNFRPTLKKIDYIIALFQPVKKNVK, encoded by the coding sequence ATGACATCTCACGAAAGTGATTCAAAAGTTTATAACATCTCTCAAAGACTTTCATCCGAGCATTATGAAAATTTCCCCGTAGCATCATTCCTATTTCCAAAGGATTTAAGAAAAGCTGTATCACTTATTTATACATTTGCTAGAACTGCCGACGATATTGCTGACGAAGGAGATTATGCTAGTGAGGAGAGATTAATTTCGCTTAATAAATATCGCGAAGCTTTTCTTGATGCTCATAAAGGAAATTATCAAAACACATTTTGGAAATTGCTTCACAAAACAATAATTAGTAGAAATCTAAATCCAATTCATTTTACAAAATTGTTAGATGCATTTGAACAAGATCTTTTTAAAAAAGAATACAATTCTTTTGATGAAGTATTAGCTTATTGCGAAAACTCGGCAAATCCGGTTGGAAGAATTATTCTTGAACTTTATGAAATTCGCGATGAACATGTAAATATATTATCCGACAAAATTTGTACTGCGCTCCAGTTGACTAACTTTTGGCAGGATGTAAAAATAGATCTTAAAAAAAATAGAGTTTATATTCCGCTCGAAGATTTTGAAAAATTCAATATCGATAAATCTTTGTTATTCTCAGAACAATCCACTAAAGAATTACGTCAAATAGTTAAATTTGAGGCAGATAGAACAATTAAACTTTTTGTAGAAGGGTCGGAAATACTAAGATATCTTCCGTTCAGATTGAAATTCCAAATTAAGTGGACTATAAATGGCGGAATGAAAATCCTTCATAAAATCAAAAAAAATAATTACGATGTTCTGAATTTTAGACCAACTCTCAAAAAAATCGATTATATTATTGCACTATTTCAACCGGTTAAGAAAAATGTTAAATGA
- a CDS encoding citrate (Si)-synthase — translation MSQIKEKLIQKIEEWRPRTTKLLKEYGDVKIGEVTIAQAIGGMRGVKSLVTDISYLDPMEGIRFRGYTIPEVLAALPKPQGCEMPYVEGHIYLLLTGEIPTEEEIADFTVDFNKRKGAPQYVFDIINAMPKDTHPMTMFSAAVLAMQRESIFAKKYHEGMHKNDYWDPTYEDSMNLLAKLPQIAAYIYRYKYKNGDIIPVDLSLDLGGNFAHMMGVDKPYDDISRLYFILHSDHESGNVSAHTGHLVSSALSDVYYSISAMTNGLAGPLHGLANQEVLIWLQDVMKKVGSDNPTKEQIKQFVWDTLKSGQVIPGYGHAVLRKTDPRYTAQRDFCLKYLPDDPIFKYVSLLYEVVPDILVEQGKAKNPWPNVDAQSGVIQWHYGVREYDFYTVMFSVGRAIGVTANIIWARALGYPIERPKSLTTKMLEDAAGIK, via the coding sequence ATGTCGCAAATTAAAGAAAAACTAATTCAAAAAATTGAGGAATGGCGCCCGCGTACTACAAAGTTGTTGAAAGAGTATGGTGATGTTAAGATTGGTGAAGTCACAATCGCTCAAGCTATTGGAGGTATGCGCGGAGTTAAAAGTTTAGTTACTGACATTTCCTATCTTGATCCTATGGAGGGAATTCGATTTAGAGGTTACACAATTCCTGAAGTTTTAGCGGCACTTCCTAAACCTCAAGGTTGTGAAATGCCTTATGTTGAAGGACATATCTATTTATTGTTAACCGGCGAAATTCCTACCGAAGAAGAAATTGCTGATTTCACGGTTGACTTCAACAAAAGAAAAGGTGCACCGCAATATGTGTTTGATATAATTAATGCAATGCCTAAAGATACTCATCCGATGACGATGTTTTCTGCTGCAGTTCTTGCTATGCAGCGTGAATCAATATTTGCGAAAAAGTATCACGAAGGAATGCATAAGAATGATTATTGGGACCCAACATATGAGGACTCAATGAACCTTCTTGCTAAACTTCCGCAAATTGCCGCATATATTTATCGATACAAATATAAAAATGGTGATATTATTCCCGTTGATTTAAGTTTAGACTTGGGCGGAAACTTTGCTCATATGATGGGCGTTGATAAACCTTACGATGACATATCAAGATTATATTTTATTCTGCATAGTGATCATGAAAGCGGAAATGTAAGCGCTCATACCGGTCATTTAGTGTCTAGTGCATTATCCGATGTGTATTATTCAATCTCTGCAATGACAAACGGTTTAGCCGGCCCATTGCATGGTTTAGCAAATCAAGAAGTTTTAATTTGGTTGCAAGATGTGATGAAAAAAGTTGGAAGTGATAATCCAACAAAGGAACAAATCAAACAGTTTGTTTGGGACACGTTAAAGTCGGGACAAGTTATTCCCGGATACGGACATGCTGTCCTAAGAAAAACTGATCCAAGATATACAGCACAAAGAGATTTCTGTCTAAAATATTTACCGGACGATCCAATATTTAAATATGTTAGTTTATTATATGAAGTTGTTCCGGATATTCTAGTTGAACAAGGAAAAGCAAAAAATCCTTGGCCTAATGTTGATGCTCAATCCGGTGTAATTCAATGGCATTACGGTGTAAGGGAATATGATTTCTATACTGTTATGTTCTCTGTTGGTAGAGCAATTGGTGTTACCGCAAATATTATCTGGGCACGCGCTCTCGGTTATCCAATTGAAAGACCAAAATCATTAACAACTAAAATGTTGGAAGACGCTGCGGGTATTAAATAG
- a CDS encoding rod shape-determining protein → MGLFDFFSTDIAIDLGTANTLIYIKGKGIVLNEPSIVAFDRNTKRIIALGNEAKEMQGREHREIRVSRPMRDGVIADFEIAEGMIRAFIKKVSSSGFSSRRIIVAVPSGVTEVEKRAVRDSAEHAGAKEVHLIAEPMAAAIGIGIDVEAPVGNMIIDIGGGTTEIAVIALSGIVNEESIRIAGDEMNNAIMQFFKKNYNLLIGERTAEAIKCEVGSAVPLKEEVTIQVKGRDLVGGIPKTAEVSSVEIREALNENVAQIVEAVKQNLERTPPELSADILDRGVMLTGGGALLKGLDERIRMETNLPVHVSEDPLTAVVRGAGKSIDNMNKYSKVFIRKRSY, encoded by the coding sequence ATGGGTTTATTTGACTTCTTCTCGACAGATATTGCTATTGATTTAGGTACAGCCAATACTTTGATATACATTAAAGGAAAAGGAATTGTATTAAACGAACCTTCTATTGTTGCCTTTGATAGAAACACAAAAAGAATTATAGCACTTGGTAATGAAGCCAAGGAGATGCAAGGAAGAGAACATCGAGAAATCCGTGTGTCCAGACCGATGCGTGATGGTGTTATTGCCGATTTCGAAATTGCCGAAGGTATGATTCGTGCATTTATTAAAAAAGTTAGTTCGAGTGGATTTTCTAGCAGAAGAATTATTGTTGCAGTTCCAAGCGGCGTAACAGAAGTTGAAAAAAGAGCTGTACGCGATAGTGCTGAACATGCAGGGGCTAAGGAAGTTCATTTAATTGCCGAACCTATGGCTGCTGCGATAGGAATTGGAATTGATGTTGAAGCTCCCGTCGGGAATATGATCATCGATATTGGCGGTGGTACAACAGAGATTGCTGTTATAGCACTTTCGGGAATCGTAAATGAAGAATCCATCAGAATCGCCGGTGATGAAATGAACAACGCAATCATGCAATTCTTCAAAAAGAATTATAATTTATTAATTGGCGAAAGAACAGCAGAAGCTATTAAATGTGAAGTGGGATCCGCAGTTCCTTTAAAAGAAGAAGTTACAATTCAAGTTAAAGGTAGAGATTTAGTTGGTGGAATTCCCAAAACTGCAGAAGTTAGTTCGGTAGAAATTAGAGAAGCACTTAATGAAAATGTTGCACAAATAGTCGAAGCAGTAAAACAAAATTTAGAAAGAACACCTCCGGAATTATCCGCAGATATTCTTGATAGGGGAGTGATGCTAACCGGCGGCGGTGCATTGCTAAAAGGACTTGATGAAAGAATTCGTATGGAAACAAATTTACCTGTTCACGTATCTGAAGATCCGCTAACCGCGGTTGTTAGAGGTGCAGGCAAATCTATTGATAATATGAATAAATATTCAAAAGTTTTTATTCGTAAACGAAGCTACTAA
- a CDS encoding CTP synthase: protein MKLNKKVKYIFITGGVVSSLGKGITAASLGLLLKQRGYSVTIQKFDPYINVDPGTMSPFQHGEVYVTDDGAETDLDLGHYERFLDVSMSRDNNTTTGQVYHHVITKERRGDYLGATVQVIPHITDEIKSRITNLGKSGKYDIVITEIGGTVGDIESLPFIEAVRQIMLEFGRKNAISIHVTLVPYIASAGEMKTKPTQHSVKNLLEYGIQPNILVCRSEKKLSKEIRNKIALFCNVDDDAVISAHDCSTIYEVPLVLFEQNLDRIVLKRLKLPDINIDLEGWTEFVSKVKNPTGEVKIAICGKYTDYLDSYKSINEAFIHAGAENDVKVKLKFIESESLEDEANLSSLNGINGILIPGGFGERGIEGKIKAIKFARENKIPFFGICLGLQCAVIEFARNVCGIKNANSAEFVKNRSSVIHLMPEQIKVKIKGASMRLGAFPCILQKGTKARQAYKKEKISERHRHRFEVNNKYRDTLENNGMVISGVSPENDLVEMIELNDHPWFVGCQFHPELKSRATKAHPLFREFVAAAIECKKGKE, encoded by the coding sequence ATGAAACTAAATAAGAAAGTTAAGTACATTTTTATTACAGGTGGTGTTGTTTCATCACTTGGGAAAGGTATTACCGCCGCATCACTCGGATTGCTTCTAAAACAACGTGGATATAGCGTTACTATTCAAAAATTTGATCCTTACATCAATGTTGATCCCGGAACTATGAGTCCGTTTCAGCATGGTGAAGTCTATGTAACAGATGATGGTGCTGAAACAGATTTAGATCTTGGTCACTATGAACGATTTCTCGACGTCAGCATGTCAAGAGATAACAATACAACAACCGGACAGGTTTATCATCATGTTATTACTAAAGAAAGACGCGGTGATTATCTCGGCGCAACCGTTCAAGTTATTCCTCATATAACCGATGAAATCAAATCGAGAATTACAAATCTCGGTAAAAGCGGAAAGTATGATATTGTAATTACTGAAATTGGCGGGACTGTTGGTGACATAGAAAGTCTACCGTTCATTGAAGCAGTCAGACAAATAATGTTAGAATTCGGAAGAAAGAATGCAATAAGTATTCATGTAACACTCGTACCGTATATTGCTTCTGCCGGTGAAATGAAAACAAAACCAACTCAACACAGTGTTAAAAATTTACTCGAGTACGGAATTCAACCCAATATACTTGTCTGTAGATCAGAGAAAAAGCTTTCAAAAGAAATTAGAAACAAAATTGCACTCTTCTGCAATGTTGATGATGATGCTGTAATTTCAGCGCATGATTGCAGTACAATCTACGAAGTTCCGCTTGTACTGTTCGAACAAAATTTAGATAGAATTGTATTGAAGAGATTAAAGCTACCCGACATCAATATTGATCTCGAAGGCTGGACTGAATTCGTCTCGAAAGTAAAAAATCCAACCGGTGAAGTAAAAATTGCTATCTGTGGAAAATATACAGACTACTTAGATTCTTATAAAAGTATTAACGAAGCATTCATACATGCCGGTGCTGAAAATGATGTTAAAGTGAAACTAAAATTTATTGAGTCCGAAAGTCTTGAAGACGAAGCAAACCTCAGCAGCCTTAACGGCATTAACGGAATATTAATCCCGGGTGGATTCGGTGAACGAGGTATTGAAGGTAAAATAAAAGCGATAAAATTTGCACGTGAAAATAAAATCCCATTTTTCGGAATTTGTCTAGGTTTACAATGTGCGGTTATTGAATTTGCTCGTAATGTTTGTGGAATTAAAAACGCAAACAGTGCGGAATTTGTTAAAAACAGATCTAGTGTAATTCATCTCATGCCCGAACAAATTAAAGTGAAGATAAAAGGTGCATCAATGAGATTAGGTGCATTCCCATGCATACTTCAGAAAGGCACTAAAGCAAGACAAGCATACAAGAAAGAAAAAATTTCTGAAAGGCATCGACATAGGTTTGAAGTTAATAATAAGTACCGTGATACTCTTGAAAATAACGGGATGGTAATAAGCGGTGTATCTCCGGAAAATGATTTGGTTGAAATGATTGAACTAAATGATCATCCTTGGTTTGTCGGATGCCAATTTCATCCCGAACTAAAATCGAGAGCGACGAAAGCTCACCCATTATTTAGAGAATTTGTTGCTGCCGCAATTGAATGTAAAAAAGGTAAAGAATAA
- the lepB gene encoding signal peptidase I has translation MNKIQKENKTIKDKVVDNVISILKTAAILLIIISAVVEASRVPTGSMEDTILAGDFLLINKYLYGPATPRYIPLTGIELPYFRFPSFREPKRNDIIVFKWPGNRDEIQSEVLTHYVKRCVAQPGDTLEIIDKVIFINGEEFPIPNHVNYDKTLLPKGVSDPYIFPRGSGWNSDNYGPIVIPKKGDVIPITRQNIEQWETFINREHGKDVVKFVNNDIYINDQKTNEYIVQDDYYFTIGDNRDNSLDSRYWGFVSRESITGTPIIIYWSWDSAIPFSKFFDLLGSVRLERVAKLIN, from the coding sequence ATGAATAAAATTCAAAAAGAAAACAAGACTATAAAAGACAAAGTTGTTGATAATGTTATAAGCATATTAAAAACAGCTGCAATTTTGTTAATAATTATTTCGGCGGTTGTGGAGGCTTCACGCGTTCCAACCGGATCAATGGAAGATACAATACTTGCCGGTGATTTTTTGTTGATCAATAAATATTTATACGGTCCGGCAACACCGAGATATATACCGCTAACCGGAATTGAACTACCATATTTTAGATTTCCCTCATTTCGCGAACCGAAAAGGAATGATATTATTGTATTTAAGTGGCCCGGTAATCGAGATGAAATACAATCCGAAGTTCTTACACATTATGTTAAAAGATGTGTTGCACAACCCGGTGATACATTGGAGATTATCGATAAGGTAATTTTTATTAATGGTGAAGAATTCCCGATTCCTAATCATGTAAATTATGATAAAACGTTGCTTCCCAAAGGAGTTTCCGATCCATACATATTTCCGCGGGGAAGTGGTTGGAATAGCGATAATTATGGTCCGATTGTGATACCCAAAAAGGGAGATGTAATTCCCATAACGCGACAGAATATAGAGCAATGGGAGACTTTTATCAATCGTGAGCACGGTAAAGATGTTGTAAAATTCGTTAATAATGATATCTATATAAATGATCAAAAAACGAACGAGTATATTGTCCAAGATGATTATTATTTCACGATAGGAGATAACCGCGACAATAGTTTGGATAGCAGATATTGGGGATTTGTATCGCGAGAAAGTATTACCGGTACTCCTATAATTATATATTGGAGTTGGGATTCAGCAATCCCATTTAGTAAATTTTTTGATTTACTCGGCTCGGTGCGTCTCGAAAGAGTTGCTAAATTGATCAATTAA
- the hpnD gene encoding presqualene diphosphate synthase HpnD: MLNDSKKISKESKSSFYYAFSLLPAEKRDAMNDIYAFCRYTDDIVDNQNLPDEVKFENLRKWRLELEKALKFNSQFPLLNKVSKSIQTFNIPLEPFFDLIRGMEMDLQYKRYFSFNDLQTYCYRVASTVGLMCIEIFGYKNPCVKNYAVNLGMALQLTNILRDVKIDAECGRIYLPKEDMDRFNYSEKELMDNVYNDNFVLLMRYEAAKARKYFEEANKNLRFEDKPSLFAARAMQHIYFRLLTKLEAENFNVFEKKIKVSKFDKVALALGVWVKYKLVY, from the coding sequence ATGTTAAATGATTCGAAAAAAATATCAAAGGAAAGCAAGAGCAGTTTCTACTATGCATTTAGCTTATTGCCTGCTGAGAAGCGTGATGCAATGAACGATATTTATGCATTTTGCAGATATACCGATGACATCGTTGATAATCAAAATTTACCGGATGAAGTTAAATTTGAAAACCTGCGTAAATGGAGACTTGAACTTGAGAAAGCATTAAAGTTTAATTCACAATTTCCGTTGTTAAATAAAGTTTCAAAAAGTATACAAACATTCAACATTCCTTTGGAACCGTTCTTTGATCTTATTCGCGGGATGGAAATGGATCTGCAGTATAAACGGTATTTTAGTTTTAACGATTTACAAACTTACTGTTACCGGGTAGCATCAACCGTCGGGTTAATGTGTATTGAAATTTTTGGTTATAAGAATCCATGCGTAAAAAATTATGCTGTCAATCTTGGTATGGCGTTACAGCTAACAAATATTTTACGCGATGTTAAGATTGATGCAGAATGTGGAAGAATATATTTACCGAAAGAAGATATGGATCGTTTCAATTATTCAGAAAAAGAATTAATGGACAACGTATATAATGACAATTTTGTTTTATTGATGAGATACGAAGCAGCTAAAGCAAGAAAGTATTTTGAAGAAGCGAACAAGAATTTGCGTTTTGAAGATAAGCCTTCTCTATTTGCAGCAAGAGCAATGCAGCATATTTATTTTAGACTTTTAACTAAGCTGGAAGCGGAAAATTTTAATGTTTTTGAAAAGAAAATAAAAGTATCCAAATTTGATAAAGTAGCTTTAGCTTTAGGTGTGTGGGTCAAATATAAATTAGTTTATTGA
- the purN gene encoding phosphoribosylglycinamide formyltransferase: MLKLAIFVSGRGSNLKSIVRSIEEGELKSEILAVVSNKSDCPALVYSKEKSFQTFVVSSVQKEDIISYDELAVQFRKLDIDLIVLAGFLKKIPDHFVEQYENRIINIHPALLPSFGGKGMYGLNVHQAVYNSSAQVSGATVHFVNKIYDDGKIIAQKCVDISKVTSAEEIAERVLKIEHELLPEVIKQFSEGRVKIINQRVVIE, from the coding sequence ATGCTAAAACTCGCCATATTTGTTTCAGGCAGAGGTTCAAACCTAAAATCTATCGTTAGAAGCATAGAGGAAGGCGAACTAAAATCTGAAATTTTAGCAGTTGTTAGTAATAAGAGTGATTGTCCGGCATTAGTTTATTCAAAAGAGAAATCTTTTCAAACATTTGTTGTTTCATCCGTTCAAAAAGAAGATATAATCTCATATGATGAGCTTGCAGTTCAATTTCGTAAACTTGATATAGATTTAATTGTTCTCGCGGGATTCTTAAAAAAAATTCCGGATCATTTTGTTGAACAATATGAAAATAGAATTATTAATATTCATCCAGCATTACTTCCTTCATTCGGAGGCAAAGGAATGTATGGATTGAATGTTCATCAAGCAGTATATAATTCTTCCGCTCAAGTTAGCGGCGCAACTGTTCATTTTGTAAATAAAATTTATGACGATGGAAAAATTATAGCACAGAAATGTGTTGATATTTCAAAAGTAACATCAGCAGAAGAAATAGCGGAACGTGTTCTTAAAATTGAACATGAACTTTTACCCGAAGTGATAAAACAGTTTTCTGAGGGTAGAGTAAAAATAATAAATCAACGTGTTGTTATTGAATAG